From the genome of Nakamurella flavida:
CGGCCGTGCCCAGCCCGTCCAGCACCCCGATCCGCAGCGCGTCCACCTGGTAGCGGCCGGCCGGTACCGCCGGTCCGGTCGTCGGTGCACCGGGCTGGTCGGGCTGGACGTTCACCCGGATCGACAGGGCGTTCTGCAGCGGGGTGAAGATCGCTCCCACCAGGGTCACCACCGGTGCGGTCGCGGTGGCCAGGGAGGAGCCCAGCGTGGTCACCGCGGTGGTCAGGACCGGTGCGATGGTGGTGCCGACCGCCGCCGCGATCGTCGCCCGGACCGCCGGTGTGAGCGCGGTCCCGAGGATCGTGGCCAGGACGGGGTTGACCACGGCGAGCACTGCTCCCGAGAGACCGGCCGCAGCCTGAGCGCTCACCCCGAGCGTCGCCTGTCCGGTGGTGATGCGGTTCAGCGTGTCCTGCAGCGTCACGTTCACCGTCGCCACGTTGGTGATGGTGCCCAGGACGTTCAGCTGGAGATTGACGGCGAGGTTCACGTTGACCGTGGCCGCGCTGACGGCCTGCTGGGCTGCGGCCACCACCTGCGTCGTCCAGGCGTCGAGCAGGGCGCCGGTGCGGGCGACGAGCGCATTCACGACCGCCGCATTGATCAGCAGTTCGGTGTTGGGATCCAGTCCGTTCAGTCCGTTCGCCCCGTTGAGCAGCCGAGCGAGATCGACCCGGACCAGGCCGTTGGCCAGATCGATGGTGACGATCCCGTCGGTCAGTGTCTGGGAGAGCAGGGCGTTCACCGGGGCCAGGTCCACTGCCACCGTCGCGGTGGCGGTCACCGTGCCGAGCCCGAGGGCGCCCAGAACCGGGGTGACGGCCGCCAGGACCTGGGCCCGCAGGGTGGTCGCGATCAGTCCGTTCGGCCCGCCGAGGGCGGCGATGGTGGTGTTGAGCGTGGTGACCGCGGCGGAGGCCGCGGTGCGGGCGCCGGCGACCACGGGCGAGTTCGTCTGCAGGGCGAGCGAGGCGATGCCGTAGTCACGGTCGACCACCACGGGTGCGGCCGGGTCGGTGAC
Proteins encoded in this window:
- a CDS encoding choice-of-anchor G family protein — translated: MNLHRRTTPHTGGGPGRRAARALAFGLVLCTGLAVAAQPVRASWTDAEWVNGPVGVRVPRDCATAGLYAAQGGGRFLDGSVLGLDLDTLAQLQGITALNSGTVSSSVPARPPVAPNTYANPLDATVISAVNAALGNGLQLGLPAGRIGAYNQWGQAPSTGQSAGAAGLVSNSGAIGLTGTPADASLPTAATIRLGALLPAVTALADARVDVGVLASSTQLDWCRTLENRVTDPAAPVVVDRDYGIASLALQTNSPVVAGARTAASAAVTTLNTTIAALGGPNGLIATTLRAQVLAAVTPVLGALGLGTVTATATVAVDLAPVNALLSQTLTDGIVTIDLANGLVRVDLARLLNGANGLNGLDPNTELLINAAVVNALVARTGALLDAWTTQVVAAAQQAVSAATVNVNLAVNLQLNVLGTITNVATVNVTLQDTLNRITTGQATLGVSAQAAAGLSGAVLAVVNPVLATILGTALTPAVRATIAAAVGTTIAPVLTTAVTTLGSSLATATAPVVTLVGAIFTPLQNALSIRVNVQPDQPGAPTTGPAVPAGRYQVDALRIGVLDGLGTAASVELARSFAGPNAEL